A stretch of Parvimonas micra DNA encodes these proteins:
- a CDS encoding DUF2185 domain-containing protein: MKGSKNMFRKLKEFFKKTEFNTEFIKNAGACIVSKNILEGKGRLTWILREKGAHPSDTGWRFFSNIDTDEYVNNPNNMVVCDFNTVAEIEPAIIGIYTLPVGTDLQLVKIDGKIKFFDNITEKEIDLDYK, encoded by the coding sequence ATGAAAGGATCAAAAAATATGTTTCGTAAATTAAAAGAATTTTTTAAAAAGACAGAATTTAATACAGAATTTATAAAAAATGCGGGAGCATGTATAGTTTCAAAAAATATTTTAGAAGGTAAAGGTAGATTAACTTGGATTTTAAGAGAGAAAGGTGCTCATCCATCAGATACAGGATGGAGATTTTTTTCAAATATAGATACAGATGAGTATGTAAATAATCCTAATAATATGGTGGTTTGTGATTTTAATACTGTGGCAGAAATAGAACCAGCAATAATAGGAATCTATACTTTACCAGTTGGAACTGATTTACAATTAGTAAAAATAGATGGTAAAATTAAATTTTTTGACAATATAACAGAAAAAGAAATTGACTTAGACTATAAATAA
- a CDS encoding 3D domain-containing protein has protein sequence MKRAIFRSVLACLCVYATFSGFSSKSLADEKVKGFVISSESDSKTIEKVNDRILDNTKGSASKISYVVNIDDKISFSLAGLLSLDKGGVVIPVKNNNIDDVSKAILKNSEQVYVVGDKSSISDDILNGLDIKFERIGSDNPDDTNYHVNKVSEKRDLLVVDSGNDSDILGAIHYARIYNMNLYIYDSTKEIDENIISEVKNEKNIYFYDGVNSITEKLKSKIYDLSGKDKKDIKSYSLDGKDLLKTFKDRFSLRKNDNVVLSENKNLTDMISSYILADKSGYNYLVMDSDSMNLDIEKLVTESEAKNLYYVSTDKLEKYVNFRSLLSSINKEEVTGFEVNDSKGEITVSDSNSDKKNENAVSEQVTLKDNEKLVDGKVVPKEEEKKESEESSTAKSTAEKSTSEKSKTESSSASTSNSNSSSDGSFNYSKVLVMNATSYTNDPAENGGYSTTRLGTKLRYGVVAVDPRVIPLGTKLYIEGYGYAVAEDTGGAIKGNRIDLCFTNRSQAAKFGRRNVKVYILK, from the coding sequence TTGAAAAGAGCAATATTTAGAAGTGTTTTAGCATGTTTGTGTGTTTATGCTACATTTTCTGGATTTTCATCTAAGTCACTTGCAGACGAAAAGGTTAAAGGATTTGTAATCTCATCAGAATCCGATTCCAAAACTATTGAAAAGGTAAACGACAGAATTTTAGATAACACTAAAGGTAGTGCATCTAAGATATCTTATGTAGTTAATATAGACGATAAAATTAGCTTCAGTTTGGCAGGTTTACTTTCATTAGATAAGGGTGGAGTTGTTATTCCTGTAAAGAATAATAATATTGATGACGTTTCGAAAGCTATTTTAAAAAATAGTGAGCAAGTGTATGTTGTTGGAGATAAAAGTTCAATTTCAGATGATATTTTGAATGGTTTAGACATCAAATTCGAAAGAATTGGTTCCGATAATCCAGACGATACAAATTATCACGTAAATAAGGTTTCAGAAAAACGTGATCTTTTGGTTGTAGATTCAGGAAATGATTCTGATATTTTAGGAGCTATTCATTATGCACGAATTTATAATATGAATTTGTACATTTATGATTCAACTAAGGAAATTGATGAAAATATAATTTCAGAAGTGAAAAACGAAAAAAACATATACTTTTATGATGGAGTTAACTCTATTACAGAAAAGTTAAAGTCAAAAATATATGATTTATCTGGTAAAGATAAGAAAGACATAAAAAGTTATTCATTGGATGGAAAAGATTTATTAAAAACATTCAAGGATAGATTCTCATTAAGAAAGAATGACAATGTTGTTTTATCAGAAAATAAAAACTTAACAGATATGATAAGTTCTTATATTTTGGCTGATAAGAGTGGATATAACTATTTAGTTATGGATTCAGATTCTATGAACTTGGATATTGAAAAACTTGTTACAGAATCAGAAGCTAAAAATTTATATTATGTTTCTACTGATAAATTAGAAAAATATGTAAATTTCAGATCACTGTTATCCTCAATAAATAAAGAAGAAGTAACAGGATTTGAAGTTAATGATTCTAAGGGAGAAATTACTGTTTCAGATTCAAATTCAGATAAAAAGAACGAAAACGCTGTTTCAGAACAAGTTACTTTAAAAGATAATGAGAAGTTAGTAGACGGTAAAGTAGTTCCAAAAGAAGAAGAAAAGAAAGAATCTGAAGAATCAAGTACTGCAAAATCCACAGCAGAAAAATCTACTAGTGAAAAATCAAAAACTGAATCATCTAGTGCTAGCACTAGCAATAGTAATAGTAGTAGTGATGGAAGCTTTAACTATAGTAAGGTTCTAGTTATGAATGCAACTTCATATACTAATGATCCAGCAGAAAATGGTGGATATAGCACAACAAGATTGGGAACAAAGCTTAGATATGGGGTAGTTGCCGTAGATCCTAGAGTAATTCCTTTAGGAACAAAATTATATATTGAAGGTTATGGCTATGCTGTTGCTGAAGATACAGGTGGAGCTATAAAGGGAAATAGAATTGATCTTTGCTTTACAAATAGATCTCAAGCTGCTAAATTCGGAAGAAGAAATGTAAAAGTTTATATTTTAAAATAA
- a CDS encoding DMT family transporter: MVDNSKNKNLKLGIIFMIISTLGFSFMQIFVKLTSGQFTLMQQVFMRNFVMLIICTIYILIRGSSFLGEKKNRKLLLMRSAFGYMGVIFNFYAINHMVVADAGILQRTSPIFVVLIACFIFKEKFTLERFLTLTFSFIGAIFVVRPQFNSRLFPALVAMSSALSASIAYMCVSRIGKAERTETIIFVFSLFSTICSFPFIFNNLNIPDFKMLIYLILIGIASAVGQFGLTISYQYANASEVSIFNYLGIVFVVVLGKVILGESVSIYSLIGIALIFSMSLMSYIVNTRKNRDKKM; this comes from the coding sequence ATGGTAGATAATTCCAAAAATAAAAATTTAAAATTAGGTATTATTTTTATGATTATTTCTACACTTGGTTTTAGTTTTATGCAGATTTTTGTAAAGCTAACATCAGGTCAATTTACACTTATGCAACAAGTTTTTATGAGAAATTTTGTAATGCTTATTATTTGTACTATATATATTCTTATAAGAGGTAGTAGTTTTTTAGGCGAAAAAAAGAATAGAAAATTACTACTAATGAGATCAGCTTTTGGATATATGGGAGTTATTTTTAATTTTTATGCTATAAATCATATGGTTGTTGCAGATGCAGGAATATTGCAAAGAACTAGTCCTATTTTTGTAGTTTTAATTGCTTGTTTTATATTTAAAGAAAAGTTTACATTAGAAAGATTTTTAACATTAACATTTTCTTTCATTGGAGCAATTTTTGTAGTAAGACCACAATTTAATTCTAGATTATTTCCCGCATTAGTTGCAATGAGCTCTGCTCTTAGTGCATCTATCGCATACATGTGTGTATCAAGAATAGGAAAGGCTGAAAGAACTGAGACTATAATCTTTGTATTTTCTTTGTTTTCAACTATTTGTAGTTTTCCTTTTATTTTTAATAATTTAAATATTCCTGATTTTAAGATGTTAATTTATTTGATTTTAATTGGAATTGCATCTGCAGTAGGTCAGTTTGGATTAACTATTAGTTATCAATATGCAAATGCTTCTGAAGTAAGTATATTTAATTATTTAGGAATTGTATTTGTAGTTGTTTTGGGAAAAGTAATACTTGGAGAGTCAGTAAGTATTTATAGTTTAATAGGAATTGCCCTTATTTTTTCTATGTCATTGATGTCATATATAGTAAATACGAGAAAAAATAGAGATAAAAAAATGTAA
- the gcvH gene encoding glycine cleavage system protein GcvH codes for MRVEKGLLYTEDHDWVKVEGNVVTVGLADYAQDHLGDIVYVELPEVDDEVEAGESLASVESVKAASDINAPVSGKVIEVNELLDDEPGEINKDCYAAWVCKIEMSNPAELEKLTNDADYEASL; via the coding sequence ATGAGAGTAGAAAAAGGATTACTTTATACTGAAGATCATGATTGGGTAAAAGTTGAAGGAAATGTAGTAACAGTTGGACTAGCTGATTATGCACAAGATCACTTAGGAGATATTGTTTACGTTGAACTTCCAGAAGTTGATGATGAAGTAGAAGCTGGCGAATCTTTAGCTTCTGTTGAATCAGTAAAAGCTGCTAGTGATATTAACGCTCCTGTTTCAGGAAAAGTTATAGAAGTAAATGAATTATTAGACGATGAACCAGGTGAAATTAACAAAGATTGTTATGCTGCATGGGTTTGCAAAATTGAAATGTCTAATCCAGCTGAATTAGAAAAATTAACTAATGACGCTGATTATGAAGCATCATTATAA
- the guaB gene encoding IMP dehydrogenase, with protein MWETKFQKEGLTFDDVLLIPAKSEVLPKDVNLSSQLTKKIKLNIPIISAAMDTVTEHKMAIAMAREGGLGVIHKNMPIELQAEEVKKVKRSESGVINDPFFLTPNHRVQEAEDLMRKYRISGVPIVNSMEEKKLVGILTNRDLRFLEDYSVKIDTVMTKENLVTAPSNTTLDDATKILRNHKIEKLPLVNEKGILTGLITIKDIEKVVKYPNSAKDAQGRLLVAASVGTGADTFERVEALVNAGVDALVIDTAHGHSMGVVRKVKEIREKYPDLDIIAGNVVTAEATRTLFEAGADVVKVGVGPGSICTTRVVAGVGVPQITAVYDCATVAREMGKTIIADGGLKYSGDVVKALAAGGNVVMLGSMLAGTDESPGEFEIYQGRRFKTYRGMGSLAAMEKGSKDRYFQEEGKKLVPEGIEGRIPYKGTLADAIYQIVGGIRAGMGYTGAKDLQTLRDTAQFVKMTGAGLIESHPHDVQIIKEAPNYSK; from the coding sequence ATGTGGGAAACAAAATTCCAAAAAGAAGGCTTAACATTTGATGATGTACTTTTAATTCCAGCAAAGAGTGAAGTTCTACCTAAGGATGTTAATTTATCATCACAACTTACAAAGAAAATCAAGTTAAATATTCCTATTATTTCTGCTGCAATGGATACTGTAACAGAACATAAGATGGCTATTGCAATGGCAAGAGAAGGTGGACTTGGTGTAATACATAAGAATATGCCTATTGAACTGCAAGCAGAAGAAGTTAAAAAAGTTAAACGTTCAGAAAGTGGTGTAATTAATGATCCATTTTTCTTAACTCCAAATCATAGAGTTCAAGAAGCTGAAGATTTGATGAGAAAATATAGAATTTCAGGCGTTCCAATAGTTAATTCAATGGAAGAAAAAAAATTAGTTGGAATTTTAACTAATAGAGATTTAAGATTTTTGGAAGATTATTCAGTTAAGATTGATACCGTGATGACAAAAGAAAATTTAGTAACAGCTCCTTCTAATACTACTTTAGATGATGCTACAAAAATTTTAAGAAATCATAAAATCGAAAAATTACCTCTTGTAAATGAAAAAGGAATTTTAACAGGTTTAATAACTATTAAAGATATAGAAAAAGTTGTTAAATATCCAAATTCTGCAAAAGATGCACAAGGAAGACTTCTTGTAGCAGCTTCAGTTGGGACTGGTGCCGATACTTTTGAAAGAGTAGAAGCTCTTGTAAATGCTGGTGTTGATGCTTTAGTTATAGATACTGCTCATGGTCATTCTATGGGAGTTGTAAGAAAAGTTAAAGAAATTAGAGAAAAATATCCAGATCTTGATATTATTGCAGGAAATGTTGTAACAGCAGAAGCAACAAGAACACTTTTTGAAGCAGGTGCTGATGTTGTTAAAGTTGGTGTTGGTCCTGGTTCAATCTGTACAACAAGAGTTGTTGCAGGTGTAGGAGTTCCACAAATTACAGCTGTTTATGATTGCGCAACTGTTGCAAGAGAAATGGGAAAAACAATTATTGCAGATGGTGGATTAAAATATTCAGGAGATGTTGTTAAAGCTCTTGCAGCAGGTGGAAATGTTGTAATGTTAGGTTCAATGCTTGCAGGAACTGATGAATCTCCGGGAGAATTTGAAATTTACCAAGGAAGAAGATTTAAAACTTATAGAGGTATGGGTTCTCTTGCCGCAATGGAAAAAGGATCAAAAGATAGATACTTCCAAGAAGAAGGTAAAAAACTTGTTCCGGAAGGTATTGAAGGAAGAATTCCTTATAAAGGAACTTTAGCAGATGCAATCTATCAAATCGTAGGTGGAATTAGAGCAGGTATGGGATATACAGGCGCTAAAGACTTACAAACTTTAAGAGATACTGCACAATTTGTTAAAATGACAGGTGCTGGACTTATTGAATCTCACCCACATGATGTTCAAATAATTAAAGAAGCTCCAAACTATTCTAAATAG
- a CDS encoding aminoglycoside phosphotransferase family protein encodes MFEFLKDIKELEDVESVEKINKGYSKDEKFKIKLKNKDEYLLLRLSDISLYEQKMEEYEVISKFSKLGFEMSKPISFGICNDKKNVYMLLSWINGVDLSEELPKFSIEEQYLLGRKAGRILKAIHSLKVEDKNFDDCLKIKLLDKIEKYESSDVRVENDDKFIEYVKRNVDKVCRNYSYLHGDFHPSNLILMENNEIGVIDFNRWEISNSYEEFYKLESFGIEFSIPYCVGQIDSYFEDNVPNEFWKIQAIYVACYTLYSIKWAEKFGEKEILGMKRRFYKTFENYENFKTIIPKWYSDYKNNKGYSL; translated from the coding sequence ATGTTTGAATTTTTAAAAGATATAAAAGAACTGGAAGATGTAGAAAGTGTTGAGAAAATAAATAAAGGATATTCTAAAGATGAAAAGTTTAAGATAAAATTAAAAAATAAAGATGAGTATTTGCTTTTAAGATTATCTGACATTTCTCTTTATGAACAAAAAATGGAAGAATATGAAGTTATTTCAAAATTTTCTAAACTGGGCTTTGAAATGTCAAAGCCTATAAGTTTTGGAATATGTAATGATAAAAAGAATGTCTATATGCTCTTATCTTGGATTAACGGAGTTGATTTAAGTGAGGAACTTCCAAAATTTTCAATAGAAGAGCAATATTTACTTGGAAGAAAAGCGGGGAGAATTCTAAAAGCTATTCACAGTCTAAAAGTTGAGGATAAAAATTTTGATGATTGTCTTAAAATAAAATTGTTGGATAAAATAGAAAAATATGAGTCATCTGATGTGAGAGTTGAAAATGACGATAAATTTATTGAATATGTTAAAAGAAATGTAGATAAAGTTTGTAGAAATTATTCTTATTTACATGGAGACTTTCATCCTTCAAATTTAATTTTAATGGAAAATAATGAGATAGGTGTTATAGATTTTAATCGTTGGGAAATATCCAACTCTTATGAGGAATTTTATAAATTAGAAAGTTTCGGGATAGAGTTTAGTATTCCATACTGTGTAGGGCAGATTGACTCCTATTTTGAAGATAATGTTCCGAATGAATTTTGGAAAATTCAAGCGATTTATGTCGCTTGTTATACCTTATATTCAATTAAATGGGCTGAAAAATTTGGAGAAAAAGAAATTCTTGGAATGAAGAGAAGATTTTATAAGACTTTTGAAAATTATGAGAATTTTAAAACAATTATACCTAAATGGTATTCTGATTATAAAAATAATAAAGGCTATTCGCTTTAA
- a CDS encoding TIGR01440 family protein produces the protein MDLGKIREDLEICMDELIEKAKFEEGDIFVLGCSTSEVKGKHIGKDTDIEVGKLIVETIKEKLDKIKVNFAVQCCEHLNRAIVIEKEVAIKNNFEIVNVVPQKNAGGGVATSAYELFKNPVVVEKIVAKAGLDIGDTSIGMHVKFVQIPVRLSIKEIGNAHLTALTSRPKLIGGSRAVYQ, from the coding sequence ATGGATTTAGGTAAAATTAGAGAAGATTTAGAAATTTGTATGGATGAACTTATCGAAAAAGCTAAATTTGAAGAGGGAGACATCTTTGTTTTAGGTTGTAGTACAAGTGAGGTGAAAGGAAAACATATAGGAAAAGATACTGATATTGAAGTAGGAAAGCTAATTGTTGAAACTATAAAAGAAAAGTTAGATAAAATTAAAGTTAATTTTGCTGTTCAATGTTGTGAACATTTGAATAGAGCAATAGTTATAGAAAAAGAAGTTGCAATTAAAAATAATTTTGAAATAGTTAATGTAGTACCACAAAAAAATGCGGGTGGTGGAGTAGCTACTTCTGCATACGAATTATTTAAAAATCCTGTGGTTGTAGAAAAAATAGTTGCAAAAGCAGGACTTGATATTGGAGATACATCAATCGGAATGCATGTTAAATTTGTTCAGATACCAGTAAGATTATCAATAAAAGAAATAGGAAATGCACATTTAACAGCATTAACTTCAAGACCGAAATTGATTGGAGGAAGTAGAGCAGTTTATCAATAA
- a CDS encoding MATE family efflux transporter has product MDTKSIYYENNIVKAILHFAIPGILSILIAELYNMVDTFFVGRYVGADSIGALSVVFPLQRLVIAISVCLGIGVSNLISRRLGEKRNKDITKYTTAVNGLTLLIIFAITIISILFVENICMFLGARNDILIYSIKYLRIVMFGSIFLAFTTVFGYMNIAYGNMKVMLIASSIGALINIFVDYILIKNLNMAVEGAAIATISSQFISFLFSLIFVKKLQKENNFSLIPRLDPKISFNILTIGFSSFIIEFSDAILISVLNHLLLPVGGNDAIILVGVITKVSMFMFVAMIGVSSSIQPLISFNYGAKNFVKIKKILKTGFIFVFSLSTLIWIFMNYNVKFIIGLFLKDERLLQMAADSFKYVILVFPILSFYYICIYFFQSVGKEKYNFFLSIYRETLLYIPIVIIMVGRFGVLGAWISYPIVDFISAVTGLILLLKTVKKISTF; this is encoded by the coding sequence ATGGACACGAAAAGTATTTACTACGAAAATAATATAGTTAAGGCGATATTACATTTTGCAATACCGGGAATTTTGAGTATTCTTATTGCGGAATTATATAATATGGTTGATACATTTTTCGTTGGTAGATATGTCGGAGCCGATTCAATCGGAGCTTTAAGTGTAGTTTTTCCGCTACAAAGACTTGTTATTGCAATTTCTGTTTGTCTTGGTATAGGAGTTTCAAATTTAATTTCCAGAAGACTTGGAGAAAAAAGAAATAAAGATATAACAAAATATACAACAGCGGTAAACGGACTAACTTTACTTATTATATTTGCAATTACAATTATTTCAATTCTTTTTGTTGAGAATATTTGTATGTTTTTAGGTGCTAGAAATGATATATTGATATATTCTATCAAGTATCTAAGAATAGTTATGTTTGGTAGTATATTTTTAGCTTTTACAACGGTTTTCGGTTATATGAACATAGCTTACGGAAATATGAAAGTTATGTTAATTGCTTCAAGTATCGGAGCTTTAATAAATATATTTGTAGATTATATTTTAATTAAAAATTTGAACATGGCTGTTGAAGGAGCGGCGATTGCCACTATTTCGAGCCAATTTATATCTTTTTTATTTTCACTTATCTTTGTAAAAAAATTACAGAAAGAAAATAATTTTTCTTTAATTCCAAGACTTGACCCCAAAATTTCATTTAATATTTTGACAATAGGTTTTTCTTCATTTATAATAGAATTTTCAGATGCCATTTTAATTAGTGTACTTAATCATTTACTTTTGCCGGTTGGCGGTAATGATGCGATTATTCTAGTAGGAGTAATAACAAAAGTTTCTATGTTTATGTTTGTTGCAATGATAGGAGTAAGTAGTTCAATTCAACCACTTATTTCATTTAACTATGGAGCGAAAAATTTTGTTAAAATCAAGAAAATTTTAAAAACAGGATTTATTTTTGTATTTTCATTATCCACTCTTATATGGATATTTATGAATTATAATGTTAAATTTATTATAGGTCTATTTCTAAAAGACGAAAGACTTTTACAAATGGCTGCAGATAGTTTTAAATATGTAATTCTAGTTTTTCCAATTTTAAGTTTTTATTACATTTGTATATACTTTTTTCAATCAGTCGGCAAGGAAAAATACAATTTTTTCTTATCAATTTATAGAGAAACACTTCTATATATTCCGATAGTTATAATTATGGTAGGAAGATTTGGTGTTTTAGGAGCATGGATTAGTTATCCAATAGTTGATTTTATTTCTGCTGTAACAGGATTAATCTTGCTTTTAAAAACTGTTAAAAAGATTAGTACTTTTTAG
- the galE gene encoding UDP-glucose 4-epimerase GalE, protein MKQILVTGGAGYIGSHTCIELLNEGYEVVIIDNFYNSSEKVLKIIEELSGKKFKFYKGDIRDKEILRKIFSENDIYGVIHFAGLKAVGESVEKPIEYYDNNINGSIKLIEVMREFNVKNLIFSSSATVYGKPKSVPIKEDFSLSVTNPYGRTKLFLEEIFTDLYISDNEWNVILLRYFNPIGAHKSGRIGENPNGIPNNLVPYITQVAVGKLDYVRVFGDDYETKDGTGVRDYIHVLDLALGHIKAIKKFEDSKAVRIYNLGTGEGYSVLDMIKNFEEVTGKKIKYVVTPRRSGDIAECYADSTKAKEELGWEAKYGIREMCEDSWRWQVNNPNGYED, encoded by the coding sequence ATGAAACAAATTTTAGTTACCGGAGGGGCAGGATATATTGGCTCTCATACTTGTATAGAACTTTTAAATGAAGGATATGAAGTTGTAATAATTGATAATTTTTACAACTCCAGCGAAAAAGTTTTAAAGATAATTGAAGAACTTAGTGGTAAAAAATTCAAATTCTACAAAGGTGATATTAGAGACAAAGAAATACTTAGAAAGATTTTTTCAGAAAATGATATTTATGGAGTAATTCACTTTGCAGGGCTTAAGGCTGTTGGAGAATCTGTTGAAAAACCTATAGAATATTATGATAATAATATTAACGGAAGTATAAAACTTATAGAAGTTATGAGAGAATTTAATGTAAAAAATTTAATTTTCAGCTCTTCTGCTACTGTTTATGGGAAGCCAAAATCAGTTCCTATAAAAGAAGATTTTTCACTTTCTGTAACTAATCCTTATGGAAGAACAAAATTATTTTTAGAAGAAATTTTTACAGATTTATATATTTCTGATAATGAATGGAATGTTATTCTTCTTAGATATTTTAATCCAATTGGAGCTCATAAGAGTGGTAGAATAGGAGAAAATCCGAATGGAATTCCTAATAATTTAGTTCCATATATAACTCAAGTAGCAGTTGGTAAATTGGATTATGTTAGAGTCTTTGGAGATGACTATGAAACAAAAGATGGAACAGGTGTAAGAGATTATATTCATGTTTTAGATTTAGCATTAGGTCATATAAAGGCAATTAAAAAGTTTGAAGATAGTAAGGCTGTTAGAATTTATAATCTTGGAACAGGTGAAGGTTATAGTGTTCTTGATATGATTAAAAATTTTGAAGAAGTTACAGGTAAAAAGATAAAATATGTAGTTACTCCAAGAAGAAGCGGAGATATTGCAGAATGTTATGCTGATTCTACTAAGGCAAAGGAAGAGCTTGGCTGGGAAGCTAAATATGGAATAAGAGAAATGTGTGAAGACAGTTGGAGATGGCAAGTGAATAATCCAAATGGATATGAGGATTAA
- a CDS encoding bifunctional riboflavin kinase/FAD synthetase, whose amino-acid sequence MEHFKLNLESDFKFDDIVVALGNFDGFHRGHQKLISELNNVKLDKGYKSAVFLFENHTKDLIFHQNASRIMSFEDKLKKLESFKIDYVFSIEFSEKIKNLSPKEFLDFLTINLNIKHIVVGEDYKFSKNREGNTDFIKSYMKERCLSCTIIDKLRYDNIEISSTKIIEYIKSGKIELANDLLGDSYSIKGKVTHGFQRGRNLGYPTANLEISFNYVMVKEGVYFTKTIVDGKGYFSFSSVGYNPTFDNKKSTIESHIFDFDKDIYGKDIELCFLKRLRDNIKFNSVEELIDQLKKDEIRCRELIKNIK is encoded by the coding sequence ATGGAGCATTTTAAATTAAATTTGGAAAGTGATTTTAAATTTGATGACATTGTTGTAGCTCTAGGAAATTTTGATGGCTTTCATAGAGGACATCAAAAATTGATTTCGGAATTAAATAATGTAAAATTAGATAAAGGTTATAAGAGTGCAGTTTTTCTCTTTGAAAACCATACAAAAGATTTGATTTTTCATCAAAACGCAAGTAGGATAATGTCTTTTGAGGATAAATTAAAAAAACTTGAAAGTTTTAAAATAGATTATGTTTTTAGTATTGAATTTTCTGAAAAAATTAAAAATCTTTCACCGAAAGAATTTTTAGATTTTTTAACTATCAATCTAAATATAAAACATATTGTGGTTGGAGAAGATTATAAATTTTCAAAAAATCGTGAAGGAAATACTGATTTTATAAAGTCTTATATGAAAGAAAGGTGTCTATCTTGTACCATTATTGATAAATTACGCTATGATAATATTGAGATTAGTAGTACAAAAATAATTGAATACATAAAATCAGGAAAAATTGAATTGGCAAATGATTTGTTGGGAGATAGTTATTCAATTAAGGGAAAAGTAACTCACGGCTTTCAAAGAGGAAGAAATCTTGGTTATCCTACAGCAAATTTGGAGATTTCTTTTAATTATGTTATGGTAAAAGAGGGAGTCTATTTTACCAAAACTATAGTAGATGGTAAGGGATATTTTAGTTTTTCAAGTGTTGGATATAATCCAACTTTTGATAACAAAAAATCCACGATAGAATCGCATATATTTGATTTTGATAAAGATATTTATGGAAAAGATATTGAACTTTGCTTTTTAAAAAGACTTAGGGATAATATAAAGTTTAATTCTGTTGAGGAACTCATAGATCAATTAAAAAAAGACGAAATTAGATGTAGAGAATTAATTAAGAATATAAAATAG
- a CDS encoding Mrp/NBP35 family ATP-binding protein, whose protein sequence is MSDSCSSGGCSGCPSASSCGVSEEFESLLVDQNQFSDIKKVIGVISGKGGVGKSLITSMLATGMMKRGKEVGILDADVTGPSIPKSFGIDRKAQIDERGIIPCTTENGIKIMSINLLLEKETDPVIWRGPVIGGVIKQFWTDVVWENVDYMFVDMPPGTGDVPLTVFQSLPVDGIIIVTSPQDLVSMIVEKAVKMARMMNIPIIGIVENMSYFKCPCCNEEVNIFGESDLPYISRKFGLTNVAKIPLNKNIPEMVDEGEAEKLDTDCLSDILDAIEKL, encoded by the coding sequence ATGAGTGATAGTTGTAGTTCAGGAGGATGCTCAGGATGCCCTAGTGCATCAAGCTGTGGAGTATCAGAAGAGTTTGAAAGCTTATTGGTTGACCAAAACCAATTTAGTGATATAAAAAAAGTTATTGGTGTTATAAGTGGTAAAGGAGGAGTTGGAAAATCTTTAATAACTTCTATGCTTGCTACAGGAATGATGAAGAGAGGTAAGGAAGTTGGTATTTTAGATGCTGATGTTACTGGCCCATCAATACCTAAGTCATTTGGGATTGACAGAAAAGCTCAAATCGATGAAAGAGGAATCATTCCTTGTACAACTGAAAATGGAATTAAAATAATGAGTATAAATTTATTGCTCGAAAAAGAAACTGATCCTGTAATTTGGAGAGGACCTGTTATAGGTGGAGTAATAAAACAATTTTGGACAGATGTAGTATGGGAAAATGTGGATTATATGTTTGTAGATATGCCACCAGGAACAGGTGACGTTCCTCTAACTGTTTTCCAATCTTTACCTGTAGATGGAATTATAATTGTAACATCTCCTCAAGATTTAGTTTCTATGATTGTAGAAAAAGCAGTTAAGATGGCAAGAATGATGAATATTCCAATTATAGGAATAGTTGAAAATATGAGCTATTTTAAATGTCCTTGCTGTAATGAAGAAGTAAATATATTCGGTGAAAGTGATTTACCTTATATCTCAAGAAAATTCGGTCTTACAAATGTTGCAAAGATACCTCTAAATAAAAATATACCTGAAATGGTTGATGAAGGTGAAGCAGAAAAATTAGATACTGATTGCTTATCAGATATATTAGATGCAATAGAAAAATTATAG